The sequence below is a genomic window from Syntrophorhabdus sp..
CCGGCAAGACAACCCTCCTCAATGCCGTCAGCGGGCTGAACCCCCCGACGCACGGCTCCGTCCTTTTTGAGGGCCGTGATGTCGTCGGATTGAGGACCGACCAGATCGCCTCGCTGGGCATGTCCCGCACGTTCCAGCTCATCCGGCTCTTCACGATCAATGATGCCACCGTTCTCGACAACGTCCTTTTGGGGGCCCACATGCGCCTGAAACCGACGCTCCTCGGGACGATCTTCCTGAGAAAAAAGGTAAAGAGGCGGGAGAGGGAGGTCACACAGAAGGCCATGGACCTCCTGAAACTTGTCGGTCTTGAAAAGGAGGCGCATGCGCTCCCCGGGGAGCTGTCCTTCGGCAGCCAGCGTCTCCTGGAGCTCGCGCGGGCGCTGATGACGGACCCGAAGATGCTCCTTCTCGACGAGCCCGCATCGGGACTCAACGACGCCGAGGTGGAGGAATTCACACGACTTCTCATGGCGATCAAGCAACAGGGGATCACAATCCTCATCGTCGAACACAACATGAAGCTGGTCATGAATATCGCCGACGACATCATCGTCCTCGATTTCGGAAAGAAGCTGGCGGAAGGATCGCCTTCGGCGATCTGCGCGAACCCCGACGTCATAGAGGCGTACCTGGGCGCGCAGAGCAAAGAGTGCGGGGTGACGCAATGATCCTCAAGGCCGAGAGACTATCAGCCGGATATGCCCGCATACAGGTCCTCAAGGCAATAGACCTGGAGGTGAAGAAGGGTGAGATCGTCTGTCTCGTGGGGGCCAACGGGGCCGGAAAATCGACCCTTCTCAAGGCCCTGTCCGGGGTGATACCTCCGACGACCGGCAGGTTCCTCTTCAACGGACAGGATGTGACGGGCCGCAAACCGAACCAACTCGTGAGAATCGGACTCAGCCACGTCCCGGAGGGACGCCAGATCTTCGGCTCCCTCACGGTGAAGCAGAACCTTTTCCTCGGTGCCTACGTCAACCCGGCAAAGAAGGAGCGCCTCGACGACCTTCTTGAATCCGTGTTTGTCCTCTTCCCCAAACTCAAGGAACGCCTCGCCCAGAAGGCAGGAACGATGAGCGGCGGGGAACAGCAGATGCTTGCCATAGGAAGGGGGCTCATGTCCCAGCCAAAGCTTCTCCTGCTCGATGAACCTTCCCTGGGGCTGGCCCCGCTGGTTGTCGAAGCCATACTGGGTACCATCGGAGAGCTTCGCAGCCGGGGCATCTCCATCCTGCTCGTCGAACAGAACGTGAACGCCGCCCTTCACATATCCGACCGCGCTTACGTGCTCGAAACGGGCAGGATCGTGTTGCAGGGAAAAGCAAATGACCTTTTGGAAAATGAGGAAGTAAAGAGATGTTATCTGGGCATGTAAGACACAGCAAATTTCACGGGAGGTAACTAACTCATGCTTATAGGCGATCTATCCATTCAATGCGCGCGCCGGTATCCCGACAAGACCGCTCTGGTCTCCGACGACAACAGGCTTACGTACCGCGAATTCAACAGGCGGGTGAACTGCCTCGCCGATTCACTTATGAAACTGGGGCTTGCCGCGGGCGACAAGGTCGCCGTGCTCAGCCGCAACAACGTCGAGATGTTCGAGATATGCTTCGCAGCGGCAAAGACGGGCATGGTCTGGGTCCCCGTCAACTTCCGGCTCGTCCCCTCGGAGTTGAAGTTCGTCCTCAACGATGCCGAGATAGGCATCCTCTTCGTGGGTGACACGTTCAAGGACCAGGTCGAGGCCATACGGAACGAGATCACCGTGCCTCACATCGTGGACATCGGTGCGCCTTACGAGGAGATGATACGGTCGGGCTCGCCCGCGGAACCGGCGGGCAGCGTCAAACCCGACGATCTTTTCGCCATCTTCTATACGAGCGGCACCACGGGCGGACCCAAGGGCGTCATGCTCAGCCACGACAATTTCCTGTCCGCCGTGGTTAACCACACCATCGCGTACAAGCTCGGGCCATCCGATGTGAGCCTTCACGTCCAACCGTGCTATCACACCATGGAGGCATCGATGGTGCTGTGCCACTTCTACGTGGGTGGAACAAACGTGATGGTGACCAATTTCAACGGTCATGAATTCTGGAAGCTGGTGGAAAAGGAGAAGATCACCAACATCACCCTTGTCTACACGGGCCTCGTGGACATCCTCGACGCCTACAAGGAAGGCGGCTACAAGCTCGGCACCCTGAGAAGCTATTCCGTCGGCGGACAGACAACCCCCGTACCCATCCTGAAGCGGGCAGTGGAGGTGCTCGGCCCCGACATCATATTCGTGGTGTACGGCCTCACCGAGGCATCTCCCTTGCTCGCCTACCTCTCCAAGGAGGATTATTCCCTGGAGGGCGAGGGCTTGAAACGTCTCGGCTCCGTGGGCAAGGAACTCTTCAGCTGCCACGTCAGGATCGTCGACAAGGACGACAACGACGTCAGACCCGGCGAAGTGGGTGAGATCATCGCCCGTGGTCCCAACGTGATGAAGGGCTACTGGAAAAGAACCGAGGAAACGCAGGAAACCTTGAGGGGAGGCTGGCTTCACACGGGCGACATGGGTATGTTCGACGAAGACGGATACATATATGTCATAGACCGCAAGAAAGACCTCATCATCAGCGGCGGCGAGAACATCTCCCCCCACGAGATCGAGGACGCCCTCCATCTCCATCCCGCGGTGCACGAGTGCGCGGCCATCGGAATACCTGACGAACGCTGGGGCGAGCAGGTCAAGGCCGTTGTCGTTCTCACGAAGGACGCCCACATAACGGAAAAGGAGCTCATCGAATTCTGCGCGAAGCACCTCGCCCGGTACAAGCTGCCGAAGACCGTGGATTTCGTCGACGCCCTCCCCAAGGACCCCGTCGGCAAGATACAGAAGAAGGTCCTTCGGGAACAATACGCGAAGTAAAGGAGGCGTTATGGCCATTCCCAGTCTCGACCTCATGGACCAGGAACAGAAGAACACCTTTCTTGAGCTTGTCCTGTGGCACTACAAGGTGATCGACGGATTCTGGTTCCTTCACGTGTCCGACGCGTTCGGCCAGTCTTCCGCCGAGGGCGTCGTCGAAAAGGTGTGGGAGGACGCAGCGCGCCTCGCCGCCCGGGAGATAGTGAAGCGTTTCGGCATAGAGGAAAAGGGGCTCGCCGGTTTTGCCCGCGCCATCGCCCTTTTTCCCATGGCGGCACTCGTCGGATACGACATAACTCCAGAACATGGAAGCCTCACGATCAGCGTCCCCCATTGCAGCGCCCAGGAGGCGCGCCTGAAACACGGCCTCGGGGAATTCAAGTGCAAGGACATGCACCGCAAGCTCTTCGAGGCCTTCGCGAAGGAGATCGATCCCTCGATAAGGACAGAGTGCCTCTTCGCTCCCCCCGACCCGCACCCCGCGGACATGTTCTGCAAGTGGCGTTTCACCATGTAGACCCCCCTGATCGAAGCCCGGTCCCTTCCTGCCCCCCCGGAAAGGGACCGGGCCTTCACCATCGGCACCCCGATTTCTTTCCCATCACCTCTCACCCCCACCTGTCCAACATAGACCCTACGGCAAGGAACATGCTGACTCTCCGGAGCAAGCCAGGGAACCAGAATGACCAATGTACCAATAACCAATTGAACAAAGAGAAGGACAGAATGGACTGTCCGTATCGTTTTCTTTTTGGTTATTGGTTATTGTCTCTTTCTCTGGTCATTGGAATTTGGTCATTGGTCATTATCCTCCTCAGAAGAGATCAACCTCGTCCGGAACGGAGGACCTGCCTGCCCTGGACCCCTGTTCCATAAGGAGGGCATTCCGGGAAATGGATCATTTTGGACAGCAGTGGGCTATGGGTCATGGGAGGGGCCGGTACGTGTTTTGCGTTCTGTCTTCCCCATTACCTATAACCCATGACCTATGACCTGTTTCATTCTTTTTTGTATTCCCGGGGATTTTATGGTACTTTCCTGAATCACCGAAAGCGCAAGGAAGGCTCATCCCTCCAACAGCTCACTAAAGGATACCCGTTGCGGAACAAACTCTGGTCGAAACAGTTCACAGCCGTGATATCGGCGACATTGCTCCTGTCGTGGGCGTTCTACGCGCTCATGCCCACACTGCCCATCTACCTGATGAAACACCTGAAGATGGGCCAGGGGAATATCGGGATGATCATGGCCGCCTTTTCCATCACCGCCATCATTGCCCGTCCCCTCGCGGGGTTCATTCTCGACAATCATCCCCGGTTCCGCATCCTCATCATCTCCCTTGTCGTCTCGGCGGCCGCGTACGGCTTCTATCCCCTGGTGACAGGGGTTGCGGCCATGCTCATCCTGCGGCTTGTCCACGGCGCCATATGGGGGACCTGTTCCTCTGCGAACGCGACCGTCGTCGCCGATATCGTGCCTCCCGTGCGTCTCGGTGAAGGCATAGGCATCTTTGCCCTGTGCATTCCCGTGGGCATGACCATCGGCCCCATGTTCGGCAACGAGGTGCTCAGTGGCTATGGCCCAAGGGTCATGTTCCTTTCACTCCTCGGCGTTTCACTTCTCGCCGTCGTCATTGCCCTCTTCGCGCGGACGCCCCCGAGGGCGATCTCCAGAACGAGATTCTCCGTACGGAACCTCTTCCACAGGAAGGCCCTTCCCCTTTCCCTGACCATGTTCTTCATCATGATCGCGTACGGGGCAATAATCGTCTTCGTCGGGATCTACGCCACGCAGAGGGGTTTCAGGAACGTCACCGCCTTTTTCCTGTGCTTCTCCGCGTCCATCTTCTTTTCCAGACTCTTCCTGGGCAGGCTCTTCGACAGGGGGTATTTCCATTGCCTCGTCGTTGCCGGCCTCACGTTGACCGCGGCCGGACTGCCGTGGCTCGGCCTGGCGGCAACGCCGCTCCAGTTCCTGGGCGCCGGCATGGTGAGCGGCTTCGGTTTCGGGATACTGATGCCGACGTGCCAGGCGGCGGTCAACGATCTTGCGGACGTCGATGAAAGAGGCGCGGCGAATTCCACGTATCTCGTCTCCTACGATCTTGGAGCAGGGGTCGGTGTTCTCGCTATCGGTTTTCTCGCGGAGAGGATACCCCTTGGCAGGGTCTACGCGTGCTGCTTCTTCCCGATCCTCCTGTCGGCGGGCATATTCACGTTCGCGGCCCTTCCCCATTACCTCCGCCACAGGTCCGGCAACCGCGGCGCCGGCTGATGAACCGTCTGCCGCACGTCAACCCTCTCAACCACGCCTCGCGATCTCCTTCATGGCCTTGAGCGCCAGGTCTATGTCGCTGCCGGTATTGAAAGGTCCGATGCTGAAGCGCACGCTGCCGCCCGGAGATGTGCCGAGACTCTCATGGACGAGGGGAGCACAATGAACTCCCGTCCTGACCGCGATGTTGAAGTCGCCGTCCAGGATGGCCCCCACGTCGTGCGGGTCCATGCCCCGTACGTTTGCCGTCAGCAATGCGACGTGATCGGAAAGGTCTTCCGCGCAATAAAGGTCTATTCCTGTGCTCAGAGACAACCCGTCGCGGAGCTTCGTGACGAGTTCCATCTCCCGGGCGTTCACCGCCTCGATACCCGCCTCCTCCAGATAGTCGAGGCTCCCGGAAAGACCGATGATGCCGAGGAGGTTGAGGGTGCCCGCCTCCAGCCTGTGGGGAAAGTCCCGGGTGTGAACGGGGCTCGCCGAATCGATCCCCGTCCCGCCGAACCGGGAAGGCTCTATGTCCTCCACCTGCCGGCTGAGGACAAGCCCTCCGATCCCCGTGGGCGCCAGCACGGACTTGTGCCCCGTGAAAGCGAGGGCCGCGACCTGCCATCCGTCCACGTCGATGGGGACCGCGCCGGCGCTCTGAGCGGCATCGACGAGGAGCGGCACGCCGTGCTCGGCGCAACGCCGCCCTATTTCCCGAACGGGCTGGATGGTGCCCAGAACGTTGGATGCGTGGGTCACGACAACGAGTTTTGTGTCGTGCCGGATGGCCGCGACGATGTCTTCGGGATCGACGAAGCCTTTTCCATCGAAGGGAACAAGATCGTATTCAATGATCCCCTTCTGACGCAGATGGTGGAGGGGTCTCAGGACGGAATTGTGCTCGAGTCTTGTGGACACGACATGGTCGTCGGGACGGAGCAGGCCCTGGAGGGCTATGTTCAGCGCATCCGTTGCGTTACCCGTGAAGATGACCCGGTCGGGAGCGGAAGACCCGAAGAAGCGGGCGGTCTTGCGCCGCGTTTCCCTTACGAACTCCTCGGCCTCCGCGGCAAGGTCGTAGCCTCCCCGGCCCGGGGAGACACCGATCCGACGATAGGTCTCTATCGCCTTCTCAAGGGACGACGAGGGTTTGGGAAATGTTGTGGCGGCATTGTCGAGATAGACCAGCCTCGCGGGCATATCCCTCACGTGCATGACCTCGGGTTCGGCAACCCGGCTATCCGCCGCGCTCCCTTGCGGATACCGCCGGGGAAGAGCGCCTCGAGGTCCATGAGGCTCATCCCGAGGCCCGCCTTGAGGTCGCGGTTCATGGGCGCCCTGCCATGATAGGCATAGTACTCCCGCAGGAAACGGATGACCCTCCACCGGGCGTCATCGAGCACCTCCATGCCGGATTCCAACGCGAGCACCCGCCCCACCTCCTCCGTCCAATCCTCCGGCCGCCACAGAAACCCCTCATCATCGAAAACAACCTCCTTTCCCGCAATGACCCGCACCCTCTGTTGAAGGTCCCATGTTCTTTCTTCAGGTTCAGACAAACCATCCATCAAGGCATGCTCACTTTCAGAATCTCGTAAACCATAAGGGAGATCGTCATCCAGCCGGGGTTTTCGCCCATATATCGTCCTCGTTGACTCGATCAGGGATCCAGCGCCTTTTCTACCCCAACGCCTCTCCTGGATTCCGGCCTTCGCCGGAATGACGGCAACGAAGAACGCTCCAACGATTCCAACGATTCCAACGGTTCTAACGGTTCTAACGGTTCTAACGGCTCCAACGGTTTCTTTCGTCCAACGCTGTCTTGATCTTTTCCGGTGCCGCCGGCAGGTCGCGGATCCTCACGCCGCAGGCATCGCAGATGGCGTTGATGACGGCGGGAGCCGTGCACACCATGGTCATTTCGCCAATTCCCACCGCCCCCAGGGGGCCCTTTGCCCGGGGGGTCTCGTTGATTATCACGTCCATGTCGAAGGCGGTCTTCATCGTGGGGAACTTGAAGGTGAACCAGTCTTTCGTTTCGCCGTGGATGTACTCTTCCCTCAGGGCGAAACCGACACCCTGGTCCATGCCCCCGTGGAGCTGGCCCTCGAGGTTTATGGGATTGATGACCGTGCCGGGATCGACGGCGGTGGTCATCCTGACGACGCGGACCTCGCCCGTATCCGTGTTGACCTCCACCTCGGCCATCTGGATGGCGTGGACACGGGACTCAAAGGACAGCCCCTGGCCCGTCTCGGGGTCCATGTCGGCGTCCCTGCCGGCGGCCATTTTGGAGCCCAGGTAATGGGTGGGTCTGCCCGCCTTCCTCAGTCCCTCATAGGTGCGCGTGCCCGCCTCCTCCATGGCCTTCTTCAACTGCTCGATGGCGAGCACCAGGGAGCCGCCCGCCATGTAGGTCATCCTGCTAGCCGCCGCGGGGCCCATGCCCGTTGTCCGGTCGGTGTCGCGGGTAACGAGGCGGACCTTGTCCATGGGTATGCCCGTGAGGTGTGAGGCTATCTGGGTAAGCATGGAATCGTTGCCTTCCCCGGGGTCCGCAACGGCCGCAAAGACCGTGAGGCCGTCATCAGGGTCAAGCTCCACGACCACTCTTCCTATGTCCGCGGGGGTCCCTATACCGAAGGCGTGGCTGGCTATGCCCACCCCGCGCTTCACCGGACCCGCCTCCGCGGCTGCCGCCTCCCTCTTCGCCCTCTCGTATGCGGGCCTGATGGCGTCACAGAGCTCCGGAAAGGGCCACTCGTCGTACACCATTCCCGTGGAGCAGCTTTGCCCGGGCAGAAGGGAGTTCTTCCTCCGGAACTCGAGGGGATCCATGCCCATCTTAGCGGCGAGCATGTCCACGGCGCACTCCAGGGCGAAGGTGGTCTGCGGAGGTCCCGCTCCGCGCGCCGCCCCCCCGGCGGGGTTGTTGGTATACACGAGCCGCGCCATGGCTCTGACGTTCGGGATGTTGTAGGAGCCCGAGAGCATCCACAACGCCCGCTTGACGACAGCGACGCCGATTATCTGATATGCCCCGTTGTCGACGGTGAGATCCATCGTGAAGGCCGTCAGCTTCCCGTCCTCCCCGCAGCCGAGCCTCACCTTCATCGCGAAGGCGTGGCGCTTACTGCTCATGAGCATCGACTCCGCGAGGCTGGGGATGTAGCGAACGGGGCGACCGAAATGAAGCGCCGCCGCCCCCGCGATGGCCTCCGAGGTCATCGCGATCTTCTGCCCGAAATTCCCCCCCGAGAAGGCCTCCTCGTAGCGCACGTTCTCGTACCCGAGGCTTTCCTGCAGGTCCGCCATGTGGAGGTGGATGTTGATGCTCCTCCCGATGACCACGAGCTCTGCCTCTTCCCCTTCTCCCTCCATGTAGGCCACCGTCGCCTCGGGCTCGAGTGGGGCCTGGTGATTGATCTGCGTCGAGAAATCCGCCTCCACCACGGCGGCGGCCTCGCGAAGCGCCTTTTCGGCATCGCCCTTTATCTGAGGCTGAGCGAAACAGAGGTTCGGCCACTCGGCGTGGATCCTCGCGGTGCTCTCTTTCATGGCCTCCAGAGGCGACGTGATGACGGGCAGGGGATCATACTCGACCTTCACGGCCGCCGCGCCGGCGAGTGCCTCTTTCTTCGTGCGCGCCGCCACGACCGCTATGGCGTCCCCCAGGCAGTAGACCTTGTCTTCCGCCAGGATGGGCTGGTCGGCGGAGATGATCTTGATCCTGTTCGTGCCCTTGATATCCGGGGCGGTCATGACCCCGACCACTCCCGGCATCGTCGCGGCCTCAGACGTATCCACCGACAGGATCCTGGCATGGCGCTCGGTACTCCTCGCCACCGCCAGTTCGAGGGGGTTCTCCAGTTTGATGTCGGCCGAGAACTCCGCGAGCCCGCAGGCCTTCAGCATGGCGGAAGGACGGGGGTGGGAGACCCCGATCATGGGTCCCTTCGGGTTGGGCCTCACCTCGTCGGGTGTCGTCTCGCCCCGAATGAATCTGCCGGCGAGCTTCACCGCCTCGATGATCTTCACGTATCCCGTGCAGCGGCAGAGATTGCGCTGAAGGGCCTTCTTTATCTCTTCGTCCCCGGGATCGGAGTTCCTGTCCAGAAGGGCCTTTGTCGCCATGATCATGCCGGGTGTGCAGAAACCGCATTGTATCGCCCCCGAAAGGACATAGGCCTCCTGGATAAGGTGGGGATTCTCCGGCGTGCCGAGACCCTCCACGGTCATAACCTCCGCACCGTCAAGACCGGCCATCTTCGTGAGGCACGACGGGACCGCCTTTCCGTTGACGATGACCGTGCAGGCACCGCATTGCCCCTTGCGGTCGCAGGACTGTTTCGTCCCCGTGAGCCTCAAGTCTTCCCTCAATGTATCCAGAAGCACACGATCGGGCTCCACCACAAAGTTCCGCCAAACCCCGTTTACCTTCAGTCTCACCCTTTCCATCAGCCACTCTCTTTCCGCCTGCCGGGCTTTCGTGTCTCAGCCCTCAAGCGATTCAAGCTATTCTCTCGGGGGTTTCGTCGTCGCCGGCACTCCCCATTTCGCTATGATCCTGTCGTATGTCCCGTCGACCATTATGGCCTTGAGTCCCTTGTTGAGCTTTGCCAGGAAATCGCCGTGTTTTCCCTTCGCGACGGCGACACCGACGGGGATCTCGAGAAAACCTTTCTCCGGCATCGAGAACCTGCCGGGAAAGGAATCCCTCGCCAGGACGGCTCCCACCTGTGTATTGAGGGCCGCGGCGTCCGCCTTTCCATCGAGGACCGCTTGAAGGGTCGACTTGTAGTCCTTCACATCGGTGAACACCTTTACCCCGGGGAAATTCTTCTTGATGTGGCCCGCGAGAGGGCCTTTCAGCGGGGTTGCCACGGTCCTGCCTTCGAGTCCCTTGAGAGAATTGCAGGGCGGCGCGGGCGACTTAACGAAGAGGGCCCCTCCCGTCATGAGATAGGGATCGCTGAAATCGAAGCTCTTCTTCCGTTCCGCGTTGATCGCGAAGAAGGAAAGGCCGTCCGCTTCACCCTTGAGTACCACTTCCTGCTCCTTCTCCTGGGGCTGTCCCGCGAAGACGACCTTGAGCCCGACCCTCGACAGCGCCTCCGTCAGGATGTCCACGGTCAATCCCTTCGACGTGCCGTTCCCGACAACGGCAAAGGGCTCGAAGGACTCGATGTGGGTCAGTCTGAAAGTGTCCCTGCCTGCCTCCCCGCTCGTCTGGGACCATGCGGCGACCGGACAAAAAGCAAGGAAGATCACCAGAGTTGCCACTGCCATAATTCCCTTATTCATGGAATACCCCCTTTCTTGTGTTCCCTGTATTAACAACTATGTTTAACCCTGCAAATGGAAAGTTGTTAACAAGTTGTCAACCTGCGGTCACATGCCTGATCATGAATTCCACGTTCTCTCCCGCATTGACCGGCATGATACTGATATCGGGATGCCGGGAATGCCACACGCGGAACACCTCATCGGCAAATCCCTGCCCGACGGTCTCGACCTTCGAGAAGTCCAGTTCCACGGTCCTGAACCTTTCCAACCCCACCAGGATACGCCTCGCCTGGGACCGCGAAACATATTCCGCGCCTTCGTGATAGAGCCGGACCTTCACCGTGGTCTTGCTGAACGAAAGGTCCTCGTCGGTGAATTGATCGAAGACATCCTTCAGGCGCTTCCTGCCACCAGGCACGAAGGAGAAGAATACCTTCGTGCCCAGCACGGGTCTCTTCACGTCTCTCACGAAGATCTCTCCTATCTCGTTGTCGAAGGTCAGCTTCTTCCCAAAGCTCCTGATAATGAACCGGTCGGCGATCTTTGATGTGAAGAAGATGCCTTCGCCGCTGTGAAACGCGGGGGCCGTGGTCTCCTTGCCCTTCAGCAGGTCCTGGATGGCCTCCATGACTGAAGCGAGGTGTTTCTTCTTCATGATGTTATTGAAGATCCCGACCCCTCTATCGGATATGTCGAAGGACAGGGCCTTCACATCCCTCATAACAAGAACGTCGATCACCCCGGAACCGGAATGTTCTATCGCGTTGTTGAGCATCTCCGTGAAGGCGTAAGTGAATATCTCGGCGGCATTCGGAGAGATCCTCTCGAACAGTCCCCCCTCCCGCTTTATTTCTTCCAGCACGGCGTCTTCCCTCAAGCCGGTGTTGCGGAGAATGCGGTGGAGCCTGAGCGCCGTCCCCGGGGTCCCCCCGCCGGCGCGCGACCCGCCGGCCGGTACATAGTGTGCCTGGTTGGCCTTGCCGATGAGCTCGATCCTTCCCTCATCCATCAGCTCCCTGAGAAATCTGTGGACGTAGACCCGCGAGAAGCCGGTTTCT
It includes:
- a CDS encoding ABC transporter ATP-binding protein gives rise to the protein GKTTLLNAVSGLNPPTHGSVLFEGRDVVGLRTDQIASLGMSRTFQLIRLFTINDATVLDNVLLGAHMRLKPTLLGTIFLRKKVKRREREVTQKAMDLLKLVGLEKEAHALPGELSFGSQRLLELARALMTDPKMLLLDEPASGLNDAEVEEFTRLLMAIKQQGITILIVEHNMKLVMNIADDIIVLDFGKKLAEGSPSAICANPDVIEAYLGAQSKECGVTQ
- a CDS encoding ABC transporter ATP-binding protein, whose amino-acid sequence is MILKAERLSAGYARIQVLKAIDLEVKKGEIVCLVGANGAGKSTLLKALSGVIPPTTGRFLFNGQDVTGRKPNQLVRIGLSHVPEGRQIFGSLTVKQNLFLGAYVNPAKKERLDDLLESVFVLFPKLKERLAQKAGTMSGGEQQMLAIGRGLMSQPKLLLLDEPSLGLAPLVVEAILGTIGELRSRGISILLVEQNVNAALHISDRAYVLETGRIVLQGKANDLLENEEVKRCYLGM
- a CDS encoding long-chain-fatty-acid--CoA ligase translates to MLIGDLSIQCARRYPDKTALVSDDNRLTYREFNRRVNCLADSLMKLGLAAGDKVAVLSRNNVEMFEICFAAAKTGMVWVPVNFRLVPSELKFVLNDAEIGILFVGDTFKDQVEAIRNEITVPHIVDIGAPYEEMIRSGSPAEPAGSVKPDDLFAIFYTSGTTGGPKGVMLSHDNFLSAVVNHTIAYKLGPSDVSLHVQPCYHTMEASMVLCHFYVGGTNVMVTNFNGHEFWKLVEKEKITNITLVYTGLVDILDAYKEGGYKLGTLRSYSVGGQTTPVPILKRAVEVLGPDIIFVVYGLTEASPLLAYLSKEDYSLEGEGLKRLGSVGKELFSCHVRIVDKDDNDVRPGEVGEIIARGPNVMKGYWKRTEETQETLRGGWLHTGDMGMFDEDGYIYVIDRKKDLIISGGENISPHEIEDALHLHPAVHECAAIGIPDERWGEQVKAVVVLTKDAHITEKELIEFCAKHLARYKLPKTVDFVDALPKDPVGKIQKKVLREQYAK
- a CDS encoding MFS transporter, which gives rise to MRNKLWSKQFTAVISATLLLSWAFYALMPTLPIYLMKHLKMGQGNIGMIMAAFSITAIIARPLAGFILDNHPRFRILIISLVVSAAAYGFYPLVTGVAAMLILRLVHGAIWGTCSSANATVVADIVPPVRLGEGIGIFALCIPVGMTIGPMFGNEVLSGYGPRVMFLSLLGVSLLAVVIALFARTPPRAISRTRFSVRNLFHRKALPLSLTMFFIMIAYGAIIVFVGIYATQRGFRNVTAFFLCFSASIFFSRLFLGRLFDRGYFHCLVVAGLTLTAAGLPWLGLAATPLQFLGAGMVSGFGFGILMPTCQAAVNDLADVDERGAANSTYLVSYDLGAGVGVLAIGFLAERIPLGRVYACCFFPILLSAGIFTFAALPHYLRHRSGNRGAG
- a CDS encoding aminotransferase class V-fold PLP-dependent enzyme — translated: MPARLVYLDNAATTFPKPSSSLEKAIETYRRIGVSPGRGGYDLAAEAEEFVRETRRKTARFFGSSAPDRVIFTGNATDALNIALQGLLRPDDHVVSTRLEHNSVLRPLHHLRQKGIIEYDLVPFDGKGFVDPEDIVAAIRHDTKLVVVTHASNVLGTIQPVREIGRRCAEHGVPLLVDAAQSAGAVPIDVDGWQVAALAFTGHKSVLAPTGIGGLVLSRQVEDIEPSRFGGTGIDSASPVHTRDFPHRLEAGTLNLLGIIGLSGSLDYLEEAGIEAVNAREMELVTKLRDGLSLSTGIDLYCAEDLSDHVALLTANVRGMDPHDVGAILDGDFNIAVRTGVHCAPLVHESLGTSPGGSVRFSIGPFNTGSDIDLALKAMKEIARRG
- a CDS encoding TusE/DsrC/DsvC family sulfur relay protein encodes the protein MDGLSEPEERTWDLQQRVRVIAGKEVVFDDEGFLWRPEDWTEEVGRVLALESGMEVLDDARWRVIRFLREYYAYHGRAPMNRDLKAGLGMSLMDLEALFPGGIRKGARRIAGLPNPRSCT
- a CDS encoding molybdopterin-dependent oxidoreductase; this translates as MERVRLKVNGVWRNFVVEPDRVLLDTLREDLRLTGTKQSCDRKGQCGACTVIVNGKAVPSCLTKMAGLDGAEVMTVEGLGTPENPHLIQEAYVLSGAIQCGFCTPGMIMATKALLDRNSDPGDEEIKKALQRNLCRCTGYVKIIEAVKLAGRFIRGETTPDEVRPNPKGPMIGVSHPRPSAMLKACGLAEFSADIKLENPLELAVARSTERHARILSVDTSEAATMPGVVGVMTAPDIKGTNRIKIISADQPILAEDKVYCLGDAIAVVAARTKKEALAGAAAVKVEYDPLPVITSPLEAMKESTARIHAEWPNLCFAQPQIKGDAEKALREAAAVVEADFSTQINHQAPLEPEATVAYMEGEGEEAELVVIGRSINIHLHMADLQESLGYENVRYEEAFSGGNFGQKIAMTSEAIAGAAALHFGRPVRYIPSLAESMLMSSKRHAFAMKVRLGCGEDGKLTAFTMDLTVDNGAYQIIGVAVVKRALWMLSGSYNIPNVRAMARLVYTNNPAGGAARGAGPPQTTFALECAVDMLAAKMGMDPLEFRRKNSLLPGQSCSTGMVYDEWPFPELCDAIRPAYERAKREAAAAEAGPVKRGVGIASHAFGIGTPADIGRVVVELDPDDGLTVFAAVADPGEGNDSMLTQIASHLTGIPMDKVRLVTRDTDRTTGMGPAAASRMTYMAGGSLVLAIEQLKKAMEEAGTRTYEGLRKAGRPTHYLGSKMAAGRDADMDPETGQGLSFESRVHAIQMAEVEVNTDTGEVRVVRMTTAVDPGTVINPINLEGQLHGGMDQGVGFALREEYIHGETKDWFTFKFPTMKTAFDMDVIINETPRAKGPLGAVGIGEMTMVCTAPAVINAICDACGVRIRDLPAAPEKIKTALDERNRWSR
- a CDS encoding amino acid ABC transporter substrate-binding protein; translated protein: MNKGIMAVATLVIFLAFCPVAAWSQTSGEAGRDTFRLTHIESFEPFAVVGNGTSKGLTVDILTEALSRVGLKVVFAGQPQEKEQEVVLKGEADGLSFFAINAERKKSFDFSDPYLMTGGALFVKSPAPPCNSLKGLEGRTVATPLKGPLAGHIKKNFPGVKVFTDVKDYKSTLQAVLDGKADAAALNTQVGAVLARDSFPGRFSMPEKGFLEIPVGVAVAKGKHGDFLAKLNKGLKAIMVDGTYDRIIAKWGVPATTKPPRE
- a CDS encoding DUF4325 domain-containing protein; amino-acid sequence: MEKSTDVKGLVLAALKRNGRVRAADLVRETGFSRVYVHRFLRELMDEGRIELIGKANQAHYVPAGGSRAGGGTPGTALRLHRILRNTGLREDAVLEEIKREGGLFERISPNAAEIFTYAFTEMLNNAIEHSGSGVIDVLVMRDVKALSFDISDRGVGIFNNIMKKKHLASVMEAIQDLLKGKETTAPAFHSGEGIFFTSKIADRFIIRSFGKKLTFDNEIGEIFVRDVKRPVLGTKVFFSFVPGGRKRLKDVFDQFTDEDLSFSKTTVKVRLYHEGAEYVSRSQARRILVGLERFRTVELDFSKVETVGQGFADEVFRVWHSRHPDISIMPVNAGENVEFMIRHVTAG